One window from the genome of Cucumis melo cultivar AY chromosome 12, USDA_Cmelo_AY_1.0, whole genome shotgun sequence encodes:
- the LOC103499968 gene encoding uncharacterized protein LOC103499968 isoform X2, which produces MCIIEIENPNLVKLKTLKLEILMEEIEKQKAHEQFMRLQKQGKTEQARKDLDILYYSWSPAMTISSICIIILSMLSSSTTKVDTQRSYSQAELDEMQVELADFLGLYV; this is translated from the exons ATGTGTATTATTGAGATTGAAAATCCTAACTTGGTCAAGCTAAAAACCTTGAAGCTAGAGATATTGAT GGAAGAGATAGAGAAACAAAAGGCTCACGAGCAATTCATGAGGCTCCAAAAACAAGGAAAAACTGAACAAGCTAGGAAAGATTTAG atattttatattattcatGGTCGCCTGCGATGACTATAAGTTCTATCTGTATCATCATTCTCTCCATGCTATCGAGTTCCACAACAAAG GTTGATACACAAAGATCATACTCACAGGCCGAGTTAGACGAGATGCAGGTTGAGTTAGCTGACTTTCTGGGTTTGTACGTATGA